From Corvus cornix cornix isolate S_Up_H32 chromosome 5, ASM73873v5, whole genome shotgun sequence, the proteins below share one genomic window:
- the FOXA1 gene encoding hepatocyte nuclear factor 3-alpha isoform X2 has protein sequence MNSGLGSMNTMNTYMTMNTMTTSGNMTSSSFNMSYANTGLGAGLSPGAVAGMPAGSAGPVNGMPAGVAAMGTALSPGGINAMSAQPAPMNGLSPYGGMNPCMSPMAYTQSNLGRTRDAKSFKRTYPHAKPPYSYISLITMAIQQAPSKMLTLSEIYQWIMDLFPYYRQNQQRWQNSIRHSLSFNDCFVKVARSPDKPGKGSYWTLHPDSGNMFENGCYLRRQKRFKCEKPANSKATQEGRKDQAGASSSSSNSPLHRGHNKPAQLDTTTSLSSSNPSTSPQSMDHSGSSTELKTSASAASSTISSVPTLASVPHPPHSLAHEPQLHLKGDPHYSFNHPFSINNLMSSSEQQHKLDFKAYEQALQYSSYGASIPGGLPLGSASMAGRSSIEPSALEPSYYQGVYSRPVLNTS, from the coding sequence ATGAATTCGGGGCTGGGCTCCATGAACACCATGAACACCTACATGACCATGAACACCATGACGACAAGCGGCAACATGACCTCCAGCTCCTTCAACATGTCCTACGCCAATacggggctgggggctgggctGAGTCCCGGTGCCGTGGCCGGCATGCCGGCAGGCTCGGCGGGGCCCGTGAACGGCATGCCGGCCGGCGTGGCCGCCATGGGCACAGCGCTGAGCCCCGGCGGCATCAACGCCATGTCTGCCCAGCCGGCCCCCATGAACGGGCTGAGCCCCTACGGCGGCATGAACCCCTGCATGAGCCCCATGGCCTACACCCAGTCCAACCTCGGCAGGACACGGGACGCTAAGTCCTTCAAGCGGACCTACCCCCACGCCAAGCCGCCCTACTCCTACATCTCCCTCATCACCATGGCCATCCAGCAGGCACCCAGCAAGATGCTGACGCTGAGTGAGATCTACCAGTGGATCATGGACCTTTTCCCCTACTACCGACAGAACCAGCAGCGCTGGCAGAACAGCATCCGCCACTCGCTCTCTTTCAATGACTGTTTCGTCAAGGTGGCCCGCTCCCCCGACAAGCCCGGCAAGGGCTCTTATTGGACCCTGCACCCCGACTCCGGCAACATGTTTGAAAATGGCTGTTACCTCCGCCGGCAAAAGCGCTTCAAGTGCGAGAAGCCGGCGAACAGTAAAGCCACTCAGGAGGGTAGGAAAGATCAGGCCGGGGCCTCTAGTTCAAGCTCCAACTCCCCCCTGCACAGAGGCCACAACAAACCCGCACAGCTGGACACCACCAcctctctctccagctccaaCCCGTCCACCAGCCCCCAGTCTATGGACCACAGTGGATCAAGCACGGAGCTAAAGACGTCGGCCTCGGCCGCCTCCTCCACCATCAGCTCTGTACCCACCTTGGCCTCCGTCCCACACCCCCCTCACTCCTTAGCCCACGAACCTCAGCTCCACCTCAAGGGCGATCCCCACTACTCCTTCAACCACCCATTTTCCATCAACAACCTCATGTCCTCCtcggagcagcagcacaagctggACTTCAAAGCCTACGAGCAGGCGCTGCAATATTCCTCCTACGGGGCCAGCATCCCCGGCGGGCTGCCCCTGGGCAGCGCCTCCATGGCTGGCCGGAGCAGCATCGAGCCCTCGGCCCTAGAGCCCTCCTACTACCAAGGTGTGTATTCCAGACCCGTGCTAAACACCTCCTAG
- the FOXA1 gene encoding hepatocyte nuclear factor 3-alpha isoform X1, translating to MLGTVKMEGHETSDWNSYYADTQEAYSSVPVSNMNSGLGSMNTMNTYMTMNTMTTSGNMTSSSFNMSYANTGLGAGLSPGAVAGMPAGSAGPVNGMPAGVAAMGTALSPGGINAMSAQPAPMNGLSPYGGMNPCMSPMAYTQSNLGRTRDAKSFKRTYPHAKPPYSYISLITMAIQQAPSKMLTLSEIYQWIMDLFPYYRQNQQRWQNSIRHSLSFNDCFVKVARSPDKPGKGSYWTLHPDSGNMFENGCYLRRQKRFKCEKPANSKATQEGRKDQAGASSSSSNSPLHRGHNKPAQLDTTTSLSSSNPSTSPQSMDHSGSSTELKTSASAASSTISSVPTLASVPHPPHSLAHEPQLHLKGDPHYSFNHPFSINNLMSSSEQQHKLDFKAYEQALQYSSYGASIPGGLPLGSASMAGRSSIEPSALEPSYYQGVYSRPVLNTS from the exons ATGTTAGGGACTGTGAAAATGGAAGGGCATGAAACCAGCGACTGGAACAGCTACTACGCCGACACTCAGGAG GCCTATTCCTCGGTGCCCGTGAGCAACATGAATTCGGGGCTGGGCTCCATGAACACCATGAACACCTACATGACCATGAACACCATGACGACAAGCGGCAACATGACCTCCAGCTCCTTCAACATGTCCTACGCCAATacggggctgggggctgggctGAGTCCCGGTGCCGTGGCCGGCATGCCGGCAGGCTCGGCGGGGCCCGTGAACGGCATGCCGGCCGGCGTGGCCGCCATGGGCACAGCGCTGAGCCCCGGCGGCATCAACGCCATGTCTGCCCAGCCGGCCCCCATGAACGGGCTGAGCCCCTACGGCGGCATGAACCCCTGCATGAGCCCCATGGCCTACACCCAGTCCAACCTCGGCAGGACACGGGACGCTAAGTCCTTCAAGCGGACCTACCCCCACGCCAAGCCGCCCTACTCCTACATCTCCCTCATCACCATGGCCATCCAGCAGGCACCCAGCAAGATGCTGACGCTGAGTGAGATCTACCAGTGGATCATGGACCTTTTCCCCTACTACCGACAGAACCAGCAGCGCTGGCAGAACAGCATCCGCCACTCGCTCTCTTTCAATGACTGTTTCGTCAAGGTGGCCCGCTCCCCCGACAAGCCCGGCAAGGGCTCTTATTGGACCCTGCACCCCGACTCCGGCAACATGTTTGAAAATGGCTGTTACCTCCGCCGGCAAAAGCGCTTCAAGTGCGAGAAGCCGGCGAACAGTAAAGCCACTCAGGAGGGTAGGAAAGATCAGGCCGGGGCCTCTAGTTCAAGCTCCAACTCCCCCCTGCACAGAGGCCACAACAAACCCGCACAGCTGGACACCACCAcctctctctccagctccaaCCCGTCCACCAGCCCCCAGTCTATGGACCACAGTGGATCAAGCACGGAGCTAAAGACGTCGGCCTCGGCCGCCTCCTCCACCATCAGCTCTGTACCCACCTTGGCCTCCGTCCCACACCCCCCTCACTCCTTAGCCCACGAACCTCAGCTCCACCTCAAGGGCGATCCCCACTACTCCTTCAACCACCCATTTTCCATCAACAACCTCATGTCCTCCtcggagcagcagcacaagctggACTTCAAAGCCTACGAGCAGGCGCTGCAATATTCCTCCTACGGGGCCAGCATCCCCGGCGGGCTGCCCCTGGGCAGCGCCTCCATGGCTGGCCGGAGCAGCATCGAGCCCTCGGCCCTAGAGCCCTCCTACTACCAAGGTGTGTATTCCAGACCCGTGCTAAACACCTCCTAG